In Cicer arietinum cultivar CDC Frontier isolate Library 1 chromosome 7, Cicar.CDCFrontier_v2.0, whole genome shotgun sequence, a single window of DNA contains:
- the LOC101515324 gene encoding uncharacterized protein isoform X1 produces MHVIVIGVVSLITMENEEEEEVIGEVEAMKSVYESDCIILRSIPPHFHLSLKPRTADVQSHQFVEVVLDVQATPQYPKEPPSVALLDCKGLDQQRQNYLLNHIKTKANELSPGLMLVALCEEAAEKLSAMNHPDGDCPLCLFPLVPEDHQSETLPFMKLMSCFHCFHSECIIRWWNWLQSSKQTGSATSNNAAAHPNHGNSEKLEEGVGNCPVCRKPFHAKDLDHVLDLVGSHSSRVSLNNDEVNNDEIILQSEHEIIRKQRFEAILCLQTENNGLIEPKKDLVILPGMYLPQQVTAPESTLTKEPDEIEQHERDPPAVGSGKHVSGTSNGSSSSGNRNFGARRNRGRSDHHSSSTARHPRKPVQQWVRRDNP; encoded by the exons ATGCATGTTATTGTCATTGGTGT CGTCTCTCTCATAACAATGgagaatgaagaagaagaagaagtgaTAGGTGAAGTTGAAGCGATGAAATCTGTATATGAAAGCGATTGTATCATTCTCCGTTCCATTCCTCCTCACTTTCACTTATCCCTCAAACCCAGAACCGCCGATGTTCAATCCCACCag TTTGTAGAAGTTGTTCTTGATGTACAAGCTACCCCACAG TATCCAAAAGAACCACCTTCTGTTGCTCTTCTGGATTGCAAGGGTTTGGATCAACAGAGACAAAACTATTTATTGAATCACATTAAAACTAAAGCCAATGAGCTCTCTCCTGGCTTAATGCTTGTAGCTCTGTGTGAG GAAGCGGCAGAGAAACTCTCAGCTATGAATCATCCTGATGGTGATTGTCCATTGTGTTTATTCCCTTTGGTTCCAGAAGATCACCAAAGTGAAACCTTGCCTTTTATGAAGTTAATGTCTTGCTTTCATTGTTTTCACAG TGAATGTATCATAAGATGGTGGAATTGGCTTCAGAGTTCTAAACAAACAGGCTCTGCCACTTCAAATAATGCAGCTGCTCATCCTAATCATG gtaATTCTGAAAAATTGGAAGAGGGTGTTGGAAACTGCCCAGTTTGTCGCAAACCTTTTCATGCCAAAGATTTGGACCACGTGCTTGACCTAGTTGGCTCACATTCTTCAAGAGTG AGTTTGAATAATGATGAAGTCAATAACGATGAAATAATCCTTCAATCTGAGCATGAGATAATCAGAAAACAGAGGTTTGAAGCCATCTTATGTTTACAGACGGAGAACAATGGTTTGATTGAACCAAAAAAAGATTTAGTAATATTGCCCGGTATGTATCTTCCTCAACAAGTTACCGCGCCAGAGTCCACGTTGACCAAGGAACCCGACGAGATTGAGCAACACGAAAGAGATCCACCTGCAGTCGGGTCAGGAAAACATGTCAGCGGGACCTCAAATGGGTCTAGTTCTAGTGGGAACAGGAATTTCGGTGCGAGGAGGAATAGAGGACGGAGTGATCATCACTCCAGTTCGACTGCAAGACATCCAAGAAAACCCGTCCAACAGTGGGTTAGAAGAGATAATCCTTAA
- the LOC101488616 gene encoding probable isoaspartyl peptidase/L-asparaginase 2 isoform X3, which produces MSGRIGDPPIIGAGTYACEVCGVSCTGEGEAIIRSTLAREVAAVMEYQGLSLQQAVDFIIKHRLDQGQAGLIAVSSKGEVAYGRNCNGMFRGCAEENGFMEVGIW; this is translated from the coding sequence ATGAGTGGTCGAATCGGTGACCCACCAATCATCGGCGCTGGCACGTATGCATGTGAAGTCTGCGGTGTCTCATGCACTGGTGAAGGTGAAGCTATCATACGTAGCACTCTTGCTCGTGAGGTAGCAGCAGTTATGGAGTACCAAGGTTTGAGTCTTCAACAAGCTGTGGATTTTATCATCAAACATCGTCTTGATCAAGGACAAGCTGGTCTTATTGCTGTGTCTAGTAAGGGTGAAGTGGCTTATGGGCGTAATTGTAATGGCATGTTTAGGGGTTGTGCTGAAGAGAATGGCTTCATGGAGGTGGGAATATGGTAA
- the LOC101515324 gene encoding uncharacterized protein isoform X2, which yields MCGLISVSLITMENEEEEEVIGEVEAMKSVYESDCIILRSIPPHFHLSLKPRTADVQSHQFVEVVLDVQATPQYPKEPPSVALLDCKGLDQQRQNYLLNHIKTKANELSPGLMLVALCEEAAEKLSAMNHPDGDCPLCLFPLVPEDHQSETLPFMKLMSCFHCFHSECIIRWWNWLQSSKQTGSATSNNAAAHPNHGNSEKLEEGVGNCPVCRKPFHAKDLDHVLDLVGSHSSRVSLNNDEVNNDEIILQSEHEIIRKQRFEAILCLQTENNGLIEPKKDLVILPGMYLPQQVTAPESTLTKEPDEIEQHERDPPAVGSGKHVSGTSNGSSSSGNRNFGARRNRGRSDHHSSSTARHPRKPVQQWVRRDNP from the exons ATGTGTGGTCTTATAAG CGTCTCTCTCATAACAATGgagaatgaagaagaagaagaagtgaTAGGTGAAGTTGAAGCGATGAAATCTGTATATGAAAGCGATTGTATCATTCTCCGTTCCATTCCTCCTCACTTTCACTTATCCCTCAAACCCAGAACCGCCGATGTTCAATCCCACCag TTTGTAGAAGTTGTTCTTGATGTACAAGCTACCCCACAG TATCCAAAAGAACCACCTTCTGTTGCTCTTCTGGATTGCAAGGGTTTGGATCAACAGAGACAAAACTATTTATTGAATCACATTAAAACTAAAGCCAATGAGCTCTCTCCTGGCTTAATGCTTGTAGCTCTGTGTGAG GAAGCGGCAGAGAAACTCTCAGCTATGAATCATCCTGATGGTGATTGTCCATTGTGTTTATTCCCTTTGGTTCCAGAAGATCACCAAAGTGAAACCTTGCCTTTTATGAAGTTAATGTCTTGCTTTCATTGTTTTCACAG TGAATGTATCATAAGATGGTGGAATTGGCTTCAGAGTTCTAAACAAACAGGCTCTGCCACTTCAAATAATGCAGCTGCTCATCCTAATCATG gtaATTCTGAAAAATTGGAAGAGGGTGTTGGAAACTGCCCAGTTTGTCGCAAACCTTTTCATGCCAAAGATTTGGACCACGTGCTTGACCTAGTTGGCTCACATTCTTCAAGAGTG AGTTTGAATAATGATGAAGTCAATAACGATGAAATAATCCTTCAATCTGAGCATGAGATAATCAGAAAACAGAGGTTTGAAGCCATCTTATGTTTACAGACGGAGAACAATGGTTTGATTGAACCAAAAAAAGATTTAGTAATATTGCCCGGTATGTATCTTCCTCAACAAGTTACCGCGCCAGAGTCCACGTTGACCAAGGAACCCGACGAGATTGAGCAACACGAAAGAGATCCACCTGCAGTCGGGTCAGGAAAACATGTCAGCGGGACCTCAAATGGGTCTAGTTCTAGTGGGAACAGGAATTTCGGTGCGAGGAGGAATAGAGGACGGAGTGATCATCACTCCAGTTCGACTGCAAGACATCCAAGAAAACCCGTCCAACAGTGGGTTAGAAGAGATAATCCTTAA
- the LOC101488616 gene encoding uncharacterized protein isoform X1, which produces MATAAAAAAPNKGQEQGKPQKGVQLPSKPLPLSQTAVHNVLRRAPHRLPPCDVERSSQTPMACSFDATKLWGWLLVSIGSIFFVGYFFLALISKLLPPSNIPLISSFQNDWYYCFLVPLTLPIIVVAVYFHWLSMKMFKHA; this is translated from the exons ATGGCGACTGCGGCAGCGGCTGCTGCTCCCAACAAGGGTCAGGAACAAGGCAAACCGCAAAAAGGGGTTCAGTTGCCTTCTAAACCACTACCTCTTTCTCAAACTG CCGTACACAACGTCCTTCGCCGTGCGCCTCATCGTCTTCCTCCGTGTGATGTAGAAAGGTCCTCTCAGACTCCCATGGCTTGTTCATTTGATGCGACAAAATTATGGGGATGGTTATTGGTATCAATTGGGTCTATTTTCTTTGTTGGTTACTTCTTTCTCGCTCTTATTTCAAAGCTTCTTCCTCCTTCCAACATTCCACTCATCTCTTCCTTTCAAAATGACTG GTACTATTGCTTCTTAGTGCCATTGACTCTCCCTATAATTGTGGTTGCTGTGTACTTCCATTGGCTCAGCATGAAGATGTTCAAACATGCTTAA
- the LOC101488616 gene encoding uncharacterized protein isoform X2, which produces MATAAAAAAPNKGQEQGKPQKGVQLPSKPLPLSQTERSSQTPMACSFDATKLWGWLLVSIGSIFFVGYFFLALISKLLPPSNIPLISSFQNDWYYCFLVPLTLPIIVVAVYFHWLSMKMFKHA; this is translated from the exons ATGGCGACTGCGGCAGCGGCTGCTGCTCCCAACAAGGGTCAGGAACAAGGCAAACCGCAAAAAGGGGTTCAGTTGCCTTCTAAACCACTACCTCTTTCTCAAACTG AAAGGTCCTCTCAGACTCCCATGGCTTGTTCATTTGATGCGACAAAATTATGGGGATGGTTATTGGTATCAATTGGGTCTATTTTCTTTGTTGGTTACTTCTTTCTCGCTCTTATTTCAAAGCTTCTTCCTCCTTCCAACATTCCACTCATCTCTTCCTTTCAAAATGACTG GTACTATTGCTTCTTAGTGCCATTGACTCTCCCTATAATTGTGGTTGCTGTGTACTTCCATTGGCTCAGCATGAAGATGTTCAAACATGCTTAA